Sequence from the Penicillium oxalicum strain HP7-1 chromosome IV, whole genome shotgun sequence genome:
GGGCCGTACAGGCAGCCACTAAACTTGGCGCTGTATGACATGAGCAAAACGCGATGGGCCAGGCCGGCTTCGATCAGTTTGAGTTTGATGGCGCGCACCCGTCCATCGTTCATGTCGGAAGGAGCGACACAGTGGGCGCCAGCGACGGCGTAGGCCAGTGCGACGTCGGATATGCGATCTACAGACTGCGCGTTGTCTAGGGATCCGTCTTCTCGCAAAATACCACAATGGCCATGCGAGGTGTACTCACACAGGCAGACGTCGGTGGTGATGTAGAGTTGAGGGAAAcgagatcgaagaaggcGAATGGCCTGAATGACGGGACCGGCCGGATCGTCGGCTGCTGTCCCGAGCGCATCTTTCGCTGCGGGGTGGAGGGGGACTCCGAAAAGGATGACTGATCGCAGGCCTTTACGCACGAGCGGTGCCAAAAACGGGACAAGACGGTTGACTCCGCGACGGTATTGGTTGGGCAGGGAGGGGATCGGTGTCTCCTCGTCGGGATTATCGGTAATGAAGAGTGGATAAATAAGCATTTCCTGTCGGCACAACATTAGCGATGAGTTGGAAAGTGATTATTAGGGCAAAGATTCTCAATATACCTTTGTCAATTGCCTTTCAGCTTGCCATGATCGACTCAACGGGTGACTGTATCCTGCGTGAAGCTGGCTGGAAATGTCACCAGAGATGCTGACGCTAGTTACACTGGTGGCGTTGGTGCTGGCGTACGACCGCGCCGTGCGCGACCGGGCAAGTGAAACCTGTGAAGCGCGATCATCGGAATTGGCATCGCGAAACGCGATATCGGAAACTAAATTGGAGAACGACATTGACGAGAATGTGTCGAGGACGGCAGAACAGTGAGAGACCGGGAAGCAATGGGGAC
This genomic interval carries:
- a CDS encoding Delta-aminolevulinic acid dehydratase; translation: MSFSNLVSDIAFRDANSDDRASQVSLARSRTARSYASTNATSVTSVSISGDISSQLHAGYSHPLSRSWQAERQLTKEMLIYPLFITDNPDEETPIPSLPNQYRRGVNRLVPFLAPLVRKGLRSVILFGVPLHPAAKDALGTAADDPAGPVIQAIRLLRSRFPQLYITTDVCLCEYTSHGHCGILREDGSLDNAQSVDRISDVALAYAVAGAHCVAPSDMNDGRVRAIKLKLIEAGLAHRVLLMSYSAKFSGCLYGPFRDAAGSCPSFGDRRCYQLPPGGRGLARRAIQRDIAEGADIIMVKPASSYLDIIRDAKDLAQDMPVAAYQVSGEFAMIHAGAKAGVFDLKTMAFESTEGILRAGAGIVVSYFVPEFLDWL